Part of the Prosthecobacter vanneervenii genome is shown below.
GCACCCCCAAGCCGATGCTCCTAGACCTCGTGTTTGCCGCGCTCTCCGACGCCACCCGGCGCGGGCTGCTGACGCGCCTGATCGATGGCGAAGCCACGGTGGGAGAGCTGGCGGAGCCGCTGCAGATGTCCCTGCCGGCCGTCTCCAAACACCTGCGTGTGCTTGAGGATGCAGGGCTGCTCAGGCGCCGAATTAATGGCCGCACCCATTACATCACCGCCAATCCGAAACCCCTCCACGAAGCCGTGAACTGGATCGAACGCCACCGTCAGATGTGGGAAGGCAGCTTCGACAAACCCGCCTCCCTCGTGGAACGGGCACCGCCAGAAACACCCGCCGGGGAAACCGGGACACCTGAAATGGCATGACCCCACCATGCGGTTCAGGACTTTTTTGCACCGCCTTGTCAACCGCTCCAGGCTGCCACGCACGTTGAACTCCCACTTTGAGCTTTCCTCAGCAGCGGCTGAGCCAGGAAAACCTTACGCCTTCTGATAAGCCGCCAGCAGCTGCTCCACGCTGCGCTCCCAGTTCAGCTCCTGTGTCAGGCGTGCATGCCCGGCGGCACCCAGAGCCAGGCGGCGGGCTTCATCATCGAGGAGGGCAAGAATGGCATCTCCGAGCTTTTCAGCGGAGTTTTCACCGACATACACCGCACCATCTCCTGCGGAGAAGCGCCCTTCCACGGTGTCAAACATGACGACGGGTCTGGCGAAGGCCATGTACTCCAGCACCTTGTTCATGGTGCAGTGGTCGTTGTAGGCATTGATGGGATCACAGGCCACGCCGAGGTCGATGCTGCTGAGGGCACGGCAGAGAAATTCATCGCTCACGCGCCCAGGCATGCTGATGTGATCCTGCAGGCCGAGCTGATCCCGCAGCGCCAGGAGGTCCGCATGCTCCGGCCCCGAGCCCATGAGAAGAAAGTGCACGTCCGCACGCCCCCTCGTCTTGAGGATATGAGCGGCGGCATGCACGAGATACTGCACCCCGTCTGCACTGCCCATGACACCAATATAACCCACGAGATGCATTTTCC
Proteins encoded:
- a CDS encoding ArsR/SmtB family transcription factor, with amino-acid sequence MRRTPKPMLLDLVFAALSDATRRGLLTRLIDGEATVGELAEPLQMSLPAVSKHLRVLEDAGLLRRRINGRTHYITANPKPLHEAVNWIERHRQMWEGSFDKPASLVERAPPETPAGETGTPEMA